The Actinocorallia herbida DNA window TCCCTCACCGTCGCCGAGGTGACCGTCCATGACGAAGGACGCGACGTGGTCGCCGCCGTGGCCACGTTGTCCTTCGTCACGGTCCCGCTGCGCCCCGGCCAGCCCCGCGCGAGCGACTTCGAGCCCGGCGGCGCGGGCCGCTGACCCGGGCCCGGGTCACCCGGTCCCGCGGAGGAGGCTCGCACGGAGTTCGTGCTTGCGGAGCTTCCCGGTGTCGGTGCGGGGGAGCGCGTCGGTGAACAGGACGCGGCGGGGGCACTTGTAGCGCGCCAGGCGGGACGCGCACCAGGCGGTGAGCTCCCCGGCGAAGGCGGGACCCGCGTCGGCGGCGTCGACGGGTTCGACGACGGCCACCGCGATCTCGCCGAGATCGTCGTCCGGCAGACCGAGGACCGCGACGTCCAGGACGCGCGGATGCTCGGCCAGGACGTTCTCGGCCTCCTGCGGGTAGATGTTCACCCCACCCGAGATGATCATGAACGAGGCCCGGTCGGTGAGGTGGAGGTAGCCGTCCTCGTCCAGCCGGCCGATGTCCCCGACACTGCGCCAGCCTTCCGGGCTCGTCGTCTCCGCGTCCTTGCCCGGGTCGTTGAGATACGCGAAGGAGGCTACGTTCTCAGCCCAGATGTGGCCTTCCTCCCCGACGGGGAGCTCCTTTCCGTCGGCGTCGCAGACGTGCAGCGGGCCGAGCAGCGGACGGCCCACCGAGCCCTCGTGCGCGAGCCACTCCTCCGGCGTGATGAACGTGAACCCCGCGCCCTCCGACGACGACCAGTACTCGTGCACGACCGGCCCCCACCAGGCGAGCATCGCGTGCTTCACCGCGACCGGGCAGGGCGCGGCCGCGTGCACGACGCCGCGCAGGCTGGAGAGGTCGTACGCGGTCCGTTCGGCCTCGGGAAGGCGCAGCATCCGCACGAACATCGTCGGCACGAACTGCCCGTGCGTCACCCCGCGCTCCGCGATGAGGCGCAGCGCGGCGCGCGGCTCGAACGCCCGCATGAGGACGACCGTCGCGCCGAGCCGCAGCACGGCCATCGTCCAGATGATCGGGGCCGAGTGGTGCAGGGGCGCAGGACAGAGATAGACGGAGTCGCCGTCCACCCCGATCAGGCCGACGAGGAAGGTGAACATGTCGTCCC harbors:
- a CDS encoding AMP-binding protein; the encoded protein is MTGPGLPAAVLRALPRAATEPDKPAVIGEDGTVVTYGRLADRASRLAGELRRRGLGDGDVVAVLAENLPVYLEVVWACRIAALYFVTVNRSLGTAEAAHILADSGARVLIASAAVPVHATLTAEHAPGIEHRILIGGQATGWESYADVLAAAPHFAGDTAQEGDLLQYSSGTTGRPKGIRRPLRPAPATAGDDMFTFLVGLIGVDGDSVYLCPAPLHHSAPIIWTMAVLRLGATVVLMRAFEPRAALRLIAERGVTHGQFVPTMFVRMLRLPEAERTAYDLSSLRGVVHAAAPCPVAVKHAMLAWWGPVVHEYWSSSEGAGFTFITPEEWLAHEGSVGRPLLGPLHVCDADGKELPVGEEGHIWAENVASFAYLNDPGKDAETTSPEGWRSVGDIGRLDEDGYLHLTDRASFMIISGGVNIYPQEAENVLAEHPRVLDVAVLGLPDDDLGEIAVAVVEPVDAADAGPAFAGELTAWCASRLARYKCPRRVLFTDALPRTDTGKLRKHELRASLLRGTG